The DNA region ACGGGGCGAGGTGGGTGCGCACCGATTGCTCCGCGGCGGCGATGTGCTCCAGCTGCGAGATCGCTTCGCCGGCCGTGCTCACCACGAACACATCGGGGCGGTCGGAGAGCGTCCGTCCCCACGTCGTGCCCTCAGCTACGCTGCGGCGTAACACGAGCCGCCGACCGTGGGCTACGGCTTCCAATGCCTGGTGCTTGGTTCCGGACTGCTCGGTGGCTTCGGCGATCACCGTCACCTGTACGTAGGCGCTCATGGTCCGGTTGCGTGCGGGGAACGCCCACTTCGACCCGGGGAAACCAGGGAGGAACTGAGTGAGCACCAAGCCCCGTTCGGCGATGGTGGCCTGCAACTGGGCGTTCGGCGCCGGGTACGCGCGGTCGATGCCGGTACCGATGACACCGACGACCCGACCTCCCAGCTCGACAGCGGCGGTCATCGCTGCGGTATCGATGCCCTCAGCGAGGCCGGACACCACGGTGACGTCGTGTTCGACGAGACCCTGAGCCACACCCACGGCGAAGTCGAGCCCGCCGGTCGACGCCTTCCGGGAGCCGACAATCGCCACGGAGTAGTCATCATCAGCCAGCGTTCCCGCTGCCATCAGGAGCGCGGGTGGCCGCCGTGCAGCGCGAACCCGGTCGGGGTACTCGCGGTCGAGGACCGTGAGTGTTCGCCAGCCGCGGGCGTCCCATTGCTCGATGTCCCGGGCGGCGGCGTCGCGGTCCGGCTCGGTTCCCGGCACGGCCAGCAGCGTCGCGCCGACGTGTTCGTCCCACGCCTGATCAGCGGAGCCGATGTCGAGCAGGGCTTCGCCGAGGTTGGCCATCGTCATCGTCTTCGGCATGTCGCGCAGCAGCGCTACGACGGTCGCAGCGGCTGAGTAAGCCACGAGTCCTGCACCTCCGTCTCCATCTCAGCGTGTATTGCGAAGGCTAGTCCGCCGCGCGGGTGCCGCTACTCGACACTCCGCGGATAACCCACAGCCTAGAGCCGGGGACCGACATACGCGGCGGTGCAGAAACTTCTAGATCGGAGACCGACCGGGCCGGCTGGATGAACAGGGTGCGCCAGTCACCGTCGCATGTCGCATCGTTACATGTTCAGTGCTTTTGAATGCCGCGATGTAGGGCACGTAAAAGTGCAAACGTACCGGCCGGGTGGATTATCGGCCTGCTCCAGGATATCGAATCGGGTTGCGACACAATGGGTAGGAAGATGTGCAGAACCTACCTGACATAACGTAGATTATCTGGCATGAAAGTCGGTGTGGCGCAGTGTGTTAGATGGACGAAGGTTCCGCTCAGCGCGGGGGAGTAGGTCGTAGAGAGGGTTTACCTCCCCGCCGGAACGCGT from Mycobacterium sp. 050128 includes:
- a CDS encoding DNA-processing protein DprA → MAYSAAATVVALLRDMPKTMTMANLGEALLDIGSADQAWDEHVGATLLAVPGTEPDRDAAARDIEQWDARGWRTLTVLDREYPDRVRAARRPPALLMAAGTLADDDYSVAIVGSRKASTGGLDFAVGVAQGLVEHDVTVVSGLAEGIDTAAMTAAVELGGRVVGVIGTGIDRAYPAPNAQLQATIAERGLVLTQFLPGFPGSKWAFPARNRTMSAYVQVTVIAEATEQSGTKHQALEAVAHGRRLVLRRSVAEGTTWGRTLSDRPDVFVVSTAGEAISQLEHIAAAEQSVRTHLAPLAAGTAW